A part of Chlorocebus sabaeus isolate Y175 chromosome 4, mChlSab1.0.hap1, whole genome shotgun sequence genomic DNA contains:
- the RXFP3 gene encoding relaxin-3 receptor 1, producing the protein MQMADAAAIATMNKAAGGDKLAELFSLVPDLLEAANTSGNASLQLPDLWWELGLELPDGAPPGHPPGSGGAESVDTESRVRILISVVYWVVCALGLAGNLLVLYLMKNMQGWRKSSINLFVTNLALTDFQFVLTLPFWAVENALDFKWPFGKAMCKIVSMVTSMNMYASVFFLTAMSVTRYHSVAWALKSHRTRGHGQGDCCGRSLGDSCCFSAKALCVCIWALATLSSLPNAIFSTTVKVMGEELCLVRFPDKLLGRDRQFWLGLYHLQKVLLGFVLPLGIISLCYLLLVRFISDRRVAGPEGGDAVARVGPVGASARRLSKVTKSVTIVVLSFFLCWLPNQALTTWSILIKFNAVPFSQEYFLCQVYAFPVSVCLAHSNSCLNPILYCLVRREFRKALKSLLWRIASPSLTSMRPFAATTKPEPEDQGLQALAPLRAATEPDLLYYPPGVVVYSGGRYDLLPSSSAY; encoded by the coding sequence ATGCAGATGGCCGATGCAGCCGCGATAGCCACCATGAATAAGGCAGCAGGCGGGGACAAGCTAGCAGAACTCTTCAGTCTGGTCCCGGACCTTCTGGAGGCGGCCAACACGAGTGGTAACGCGTCGCTGCAGCTTCCGGACTTGTGGTGGGAGCTGGGGCTGGAGTTGCCGGACGGCGCGCCGCCAGGACATCCTCCGGGCAGCGGCGGGGCAGAGAGCGTGGACACCGAGTCCCGGGTGCGGATTCTTATCAGCGTGGTGTACTGGGTGGTGTGCGCCCTGGGGTTGGCGGGCAACCTGCTGGTGCTCTACCTGATGAAGAACATGCAGGGCTGGCGCAAGTCCTCTATCAACCTTTTCGTCACCAACCTGGCACTGACGGACTTTCAGTTTGTGCTCACCCTGCCCTTCTGGGCGGTGGAGAACGCTCTTGACTTCAAATGGCCCTTCGGCAAGGCCATGTGTAAGATCGTGTCCATGGTAACGTCCATGAACATGTACGCCAGCGTCTTCTTCCTCACTGCCATGAGTGTGACACGCTACCACTCGGTGGCCTGGGCTCTGAAGAGCCACCGGACGCGAGGACACGGCCAGGGCGACTGCTGCGGCCGGAGCCTGGGGGACAGCTGCTGCTTCTCGGCCAAGgcgctgtgtgtgtgcatctgggCTTTGGCCACGCTCTCCTCGCTGCCCAATGCCATTTTCTCCACCACGGTCAAGGTGATGGGCGAGGAGCTGTGCCTGGTGCGCTTCCCGGACAAGTTGCTGGGCCGCGACAGGCAGTTCTGGCTGGGCCTCTACCACTTGCAGAAGGTGCTGTTGGGCTTCGTGCTGCCGCTGGGCATCATTAGCCTGTGCTACCTGCTGCTGGTGCGCTTCATCTCCGACCGCCGCGTGGCAGGGCCCGAAGGGGGGGACGCGGTAGCCAGAGTAGGCCCGGTCGGAGCCAGCGCCCGGAGACTGTCGAAGGTGACCAAATCAGTGACCATCGTTGTCCTGTCCTTCTTCTTGTGTTGGCTGCCCAACCAGGCGCTCACCACCTGGAGCATCCTCATCAAGTTCAATGCAGTGCCCTTCAGCCAGGAGTATTTCCTGTGCCAGGTATACGCGTTCCCTGTGAGCGTGTGCCTGGCGCACTCCAACAGCTGCCTCAACCCCATCCTCTACTGCCTGGTGCGCCGCGAGTTCCGCAAGGCGCTCAAGAGCCTGCTGTGGCGCATCGCGTCTCCTTCGCTTACCAGCATGCGCCCCTTCGCCGCCACTACCAAGCCGGAGCCCGAGGATCAGGGGCTGCAGGCCCTGGCGCCACTCCGCGCGGCCACGGAGCCAGACCTGCTCTACTACCCGCCTGGCGTCGTGGTCTACAGCGGGGGGCGCTACGACCTGCTGCCCAGCAGCTCTGCCTACTGA